From a single Phocoena sinus isolate mPhoSin1 chromosome 1, mPhoSin1.pri, whole genome shotgun sequence genomic region:
- the EPHA2 gene encoding ephrin type-A receptor 2, whose amino-acid sequence MERLASRACLALLWGCLLAAAAAAQGKEVVLLDFAAAKGELGWLTHPYGKGWDLMQNIMDDMPIYMYSVCNVVASDQDNWLRTNWVYRGEAERIFIELKFTVRDCNSFPGGASSCKETFNLYYAESDVDYGTNFQKRQFTKIDTIAPDEITVSSDFEARHVKLNVEERSVGPLSRKGFYLAFQDIGACVALLSVRVYYKKCPKLLKGLARFPETIAGSDAPSLAIVDGTCLDHAVVPPGGEEPRMHCAVDGEWLVLIGQCLCEAGYEKVEDACQACSPGFFKSEASESPCLECPPHTLPSSEGATACECEEGYFRAPQDPLSLLCTRPPSAPHYLTAVGMGAKVELRWTPPQDNGGREDITYSVTCEQCWPESGECGPCEASVRYSEPPHGLTRTSVTVSDLEPHMNYTFTVEARNGVSDLVTSRSFLTASVSINQTEPPKVKLEDRSTTSLSVSWSIPPPQQSRVWKYEVTYRKKGDSNSYNVRRTEGFSVTLDDLAPDTIYLVQVQALTQEGQGAGSKVHEFQTLSMEGSSNMAVIGGLAVGVVLLLVLAGIGFFIHRRRKSLRTRQSSEDVYFSKSEQLKPLKTYVDPHTYEDPNQAVLKFTTEIHPSCVTRQKVIGAGEFGEVYKGTLKVSGKKEVPVAIKTLKAGYTEKQRVDFLSEASIMGQFSHHNIIRLEGVVSKYKPMMIIAEYMENGALDKFLREKDGEFSVLQLVGMLRGIAAGMKYLANMNYVHRDLAARNILVNSNLVCKVSDFGLSRVLEDDPEATYTTSGGKIPIRWTAPEAISYRKFTSASDVWSYGIVMWEVMTYGERPYWELSNHEVMKAINDGFRLPTPMDCPSAIYQLMMQCWQQERARRPKFADIVSILDKLIRAPESLKTLADFDPRVSIRLPSTSGSEGVPFRTVSEWLESIKMQQYTEHFLAAGYTAIEKVVQMTNDDIKRIGVRLPGHQKRIAYSLLGLKDQVNTVGIPI is encoded by the exons TCGTCCTGTTGGACTTTGCTGCAGCTAAAGGGGAACTCGGCTGGCTCACACACCCATATGGCAAAGGG TGGGACCTCATGCAGAACATCATGGACGACATGCCCATCTACATGTACTCCGTGTGCAACGTGGTGGCCAGCGACCAGGACAACTGGCTCCGTACCAACTGGGTATACCGCGGTGAGGCCGAGCGCATCTTTATCGAGCTCAAGTTCACCGTGCGTGACTGCAATAGCTTCCCTGGGGGTGCCAGCTCCTGCAAGGAAACCTTCAACCTCTACTACGCCGAGTCTGACGTGGACTATGGCACCAACTTCCAGAAGCGCCAGTTCACCAAGATCGACACCATCGCGCCCGACGAGATCACGGTCAGCAGCGACTTCGAAGCACGCCACGTGAAGCTGAACGTGGAGGAACGCTCCGTGGGGCCGCTCAGCCGCAAGGGCTTCTACCTGGCCTTTCAGGACATTGGTGCCTGCGTGGCACTGCTCTCTGTCCGCGTCTACTACAAGAAGTGTCCCAAGCTGCTGAAGGGACTGGCCCGCTTCCCCGAGACCATCGCGGGCTCCGACGCGCCCTCCCTGGCCATCGTGGATGGCACCTGCCTGGACCACGCTGTGGTGCCGCCCGGGGGTGAAGAGCCCCGCATGCACTGTGCAGTGGATGGCGAGTGGTTGGTGCTCATCGGCCAGTGCCTGTGCGAAGCAGGCTACGAGAAGGTGGAGGACGCCTGCCAGG CCTGCTCGCCGGGATTCTTCAAGTCCGAGGCATCCGAGAGCCCCTGTCTGGAGTGCCCCCCACACACCCTGCCGTCCTCCGAGGGGGCCACCGCCTGCGAGTGTGAGGAAGGCTATTTCCGAGCCCCGCAGGACCCACTTTCACTGCTCTGCACGC GCCCGCCCTCCGCCCCGCACTACCTCACGGCTGTGGGCATGGGCGCCAAAGTGGAGCTGCGCTGGACGCCCCCCCAGGACAACGGGGGCCGCGAGGATATCACCTACAGTGTCACCTGCGAGCAGTGCTGGCCCGAGTCGGGCGAATGTGGTCCCTGCGAGGCCAGCGTGCGCTACTCGGAGCCACCGCACGGGCTGACCCGCACCAGCGTGACAGTCAGCGACCTGGAGCCCCATATGAACTACACCTTCACCGTAGAGGCCCGCAACGGCGTCTCGGACCTGGTGACCAGCCGCAGCTTCCTCACTGCCAGCGTCAGCATCAACCAGACAG AGCCCCCCAAGGTGAAGCTGGAGGACCGCAGCACCACCTCGCTGAGCGTCTCTTGGAGCATTCCGCCACCGCAGCAGAGCCGCGTGTGGAAGTACGAGGTCACCTACCGCAAGAAG GGTGACTCCAACAGCTACAACGTGCGCCGCACTGAAGGCTTCTCCGTGACCCTGGATGACCTGGCTCCGGACACCATCTACCTGGTCCAGGTGCAGGCGCTGACGCAGGAGGGCCAGGGTGCTGGCAGCAAGGTGCACGAGTTCCAGACACTGT CCATGGAAGGATCTAGCAACATGGCAGTGATTGGTGGTTTGGCCGTTGGTGTGGTCTTGCTTCTGGTGCTGGCAGGAATTGGCTTCTTCATCCACCGCAG GAGGAAGAGCCTGCGGACGCGCCAGTCCTCCGAAGACGTTTACTTTTCCAAGTCAG aaCAACTGAAGCCCCTGAAGACGTACGTGGACCCACACACATACGAGGACCCCAACCAGGCTGTGCTCAAGTTCACCACCGAGATCCATCCATCCTGTGTCACACGGCAGAAGGTGATCGGAGCAG GAGAGTTTGGGGAGGTGTACAAGGGCACGCTGAAGGTGTCGGGCAAGAAGGAGGTCCCCGTGGCCATCAAGACGCTGAAAGCCGGCTACACAGAGAAGCAGCGGGTGGACTTTCTCAGCGAGGCCAGCATCATGGGCCAGTTCAGCCACCACAACATCATCCGCCTGGAGGGCGTTGTCTCCAAAT ACAAGCCCATGATGATCATCGCCGAATACATGGAGAACGGGGCTCTGGACAAGTTCCTTCGG GAGAAGGATGGCGAGTTCAGCGTGCTGCAGCTGGTGGGCATGCTGCGGGGCATCGCGGCCGGCATGAAGTACCTGGCCAACATGAACTACGTCCACCGCGACCTGGCTGCCCGCAACATCCTCGTCAACAGCAACCTGGTCTGCAAGGTGTCTGACTTCGGCCTGTCCCGTGTGCTGGAGGACGACCCCGAGGCCACCTACACCACCAGT GGTGGCAAGATCCCGATCCGCTGGACGGCTCCGGAGGCCATCTCCTACCGCAAGTTCACCTCCGCCAGCGACGTGTGGAGCTATGGCATCGTCATGTGGGAAGTGATGACGTACGGCGAGCGGCCCTACTGGGAGCTGTCGAACCACGAG gtgatGAAGGCCATTAATGACGGCTTCCGGCTTCCCACGCCCATGGACTGCCCTTCCGCCATCTACCAGCTCATGATGCAGTGCTGGCAGCAGGAGCGCGCCCGCCGCCCCAAGTTCGCCGACATTGTCAGCATCTTGGACAAGCTCATCCGAGCCCCCGAATCCCTCAAGACCCTGGCTGACTTTGACCCCCG GGTGTCCATCCGGCTGCCCAGCACCAGCGGCTCAGAGGGTGTGCCCTTCCGCACGGTGTCCGAGTGGCTGGAATCCATCAAGATGCAGCAGTACACTGAGCACTTCCTGGCGGCCGGCTACACGGCCATCGAGAAGGTGGTGCAGATGACCAACGA CGACATCAAGAGGATCGGGGTGCGGCTGCCCGGCCACCAGAAGCGCATTGCCTACAGCCTGCTGGGCCTCAAGGACCAGGTGAACACAGTGGGGATCCCCATCTGA